Proteins encoded by one window of Aspergillus puulaauensis MK2 DNA, chromosome 4, nearly complete sequence:
- a CDS encoding putative NADPH oxidase (NoxA) (COG:P,Q;~EggNog:ENOG410PFUK;~InterPro:IPR017938,IPR017927,IPR013130,IPR013121, IPR039261,IPR013112;~PFAM:PF08022,PF01794,PF08030;~TransMembrane:5 (i15-33o53-74i95-117o137-158i170-189o);~go_function: GO:0016491 - oxidoreductase activity [Evidence IEA];~go_process: GO:0055114 - oxidation-reduction process [Evidence IEA]) — MGRYPLKSYFAPSKLFFYFWFWGLHFAVFGIGWNYQATSKPLAPLNALSYSVYISRGSGLVLTFDGTLILLPMCRNIMKFLRPKLRWLPLDETIWFHRQVAYAILVFTILHVAGHYVNFYHIELTQLRPQSALQIHYTQPGGVTGHVMLFCMMLMYTTSHHRIRQQSFETFWYTHHLFIPFLLALYTHATGCFVRDSTEPYSPLAGERFWNHCIGYQGWRWELVAGGLYLCERLWREIRALRETEIVKVIRHPYDAMEIQFRKPSFKYKAGQWLFIQVPEVSNTQWHPFTITSCPFDEYVSIHVRQVGDFTRALGDALGCGPAQARDLEGLDPMGMYEVALENGQQMPKLRVDGPYGAPAEDVFENEIAVLIGTGIGVTPWASILKNIWHQRASPNPPRRLRRVEFIWICKDTTSFEWFQALLSSLEAQSATDAAYAGISEFLRIHIYLTQRLDQDETANIYLNSVGRDLDPLTELKSRTNFGRPDFKRLFTAMRDGLQDQSYLRGLNTQSKTRIGVYFCGPNLAARQIKAAAKTASTSEVRFKFWKEHF, encoded by the exons ATGGGTCGCTATCCGTTGAAATCCTACTTTGCTCCTTCAAAACTgttcttttatttttggTTCTGGGGCCTACATTTCGCTGTCTTTGGAATTGGATG GAACTATCAAGCAACGAGCAAGCCGTTGGCACCTCTGAATGCGCTTTCTTATTCAGTATATATTTCTCGAGGTTCTGGCCTGGTATTGACTTTTGACGGGACACTCATATTGCTACCCATGTGCAGAAATATCATGAAATTTCTACGACCGAAGTTAAGATGGCTACCCCTTGACGAAACGATATGGTTTCATCGCCAGGTGGCGTATGCAATACTGGTATTTACCATTCTCCACGTTGCAGGCCACTATGTAAA TTTCTACCATATCGAACTGACGCAGCTGCGCCCCCAGTCGGCTTTACAAATACATTATACCCAACCTGGTGGAGTGACAGGACATGTGATGCTTTTCTGCATGATGCTCATGTACACAACTTCACACCATCGGATTCGCCAGCAGTCATTTGAGACCTTCTGGTACACCCATCATTTATTTATCCCATTCCTGTTGGCGCTCTACACCCATGCTACAGGCTGTTTCGTCCGAGACAGCACAGAACCATACTCACCGCTTGCTGGGGAGCGTTTCTGGAATCATTGTATAGGTTATCAAGGATGGCGGTGGGAGCTCGTGGCCGGGGGTCTCTACTTGTGCGAGCGTTTGTGGCGCGAGATTCGGGCGTTGCGTGAAACAGAAATTGTGAAGGTGATTCGTCATCCATACG ATGCCATGGAAATCCAATTCCGCAAGCCAAGCTTCAAATACAAGGCCGGACAATGGCTTTTTATTCAAGTCCCCGAAGTGTCCAACACTCAATGGCATCCCTTCACCATTACCTCTTGCCCCTTTGACGAATACGTCAGTATCCACGTACGTCAAGTCGGCGATTTCACACGCGCACTTGGTGACGCCCTGGGATGTGGTCCTGCACAAGCAAGAGACTTGGAAGGACTCGACCCTATGGGAATGTACGAAGTTGCACTCGAAAACGGACAGCAGATGCCAAAGCTCCGAGTTGACGGACCTTATGGTGCTCCGGCCGAAGATGTTTTTGAAAACGAAATCGCCGTCCTAATCGGAACTGGTATCGGCGTGACCCCCTGGGCCTCCATCCTCAAAAACATTTGGCATCAGCGCGCCAGTCCCAACCCTCCCAGACGTCTTCGCCGAGTCGAGTTTATCTGGATTTGCAAAGATACAACCTCCTTTGAGTGGTTTCAAGCCCTCCTCTCATCTCTAGAAGCTCAATCCGCAACCGACGCCGCTTATGCAGGAATATCAGAGTTCTTGCGCATCCATATCTACCTCACACAACGTCTGGATCAAGACGAAACCGCCAATATATACCTCAACTCCGTCGGCCGAGATCTCGACCCCCTGACTGAACTCAAGAGCAGAACCAACTTCGGTCGTCCCGACTTCAAGCGTCTCTTTACAGCCATGCGGGATGGACTGCAGGATCAGTCCTACCTGAGAGGGCTAAATACGCAGTCGAAGACCCGTATCGGTGTTTACTTTTGCGGGCCTAATCTTGCTGCAAGGCAGATTAAAGCCGCAGCAAAAACCGCATCTACAAGCGAAGTCAGGTTTAAGTTCTGGAAAGAACACTTCTAA
- a CDS encoding MFS transporter (COG:G;~EggNog:ENOG410PFE6;~InterPro:IPR020846,IPR011701,IPR036259;~PFAM:PF07690;~TransMembrane:10 (i114-134o154-176i205-228o234-255i307-330o350-371i398-418o430-450i457-479o491-511i);~go_function: GO:0022857 - transmembrane transporter activity [Evidence IEA];~go_process: GO:0055085 - transmembrane transport [Evidence IEA]), with protein MALLLSGQTPRSDTEITIHTITDPEKGIADGNFSSGYSTPTSSSNESSQEKLDQDIVDWDGPYDPENPVNFSGLAKFTSVGIVSTLTFTTQLASSMLAPGVPELMVEFGSSSTLLASFVVSVYVLGFAVGPLVLAPGSELVGRKLVYDICNVGFTVFSAACAVSTNMGMLIVFRFLQGCFGSAPITNGGGTIADLIIQEKRGGVLALYALGIFLGPVIGPVAGGYLVAAHGWRWVFWVLTIIEGSLTVLSFLFLSETYPPVLLKRKTQHLIKKTRNTNLRPKCDNINSASRPPSQLFIQAIARPTKMLLFSPIVSALSIYAGILYGYQYLMFTTFTSVFQTQYHFPTKSSGLSFLGIGIGALLGLFIIGIISDRIVRAKSKPTPSSPSRATMKPEYRLPPLLIGAFFTPVGLFLYGWAAEYKMHWIVPEIGTALVGVGNVAAFVCIMGYVIDAFAVYAASALAAIMVVRSIMGALLPLAGQRMYDVLGLGWGNSLLGFIAVACIPVPWALLRYGERMRMSFDVRRLE; from the exons ATGGCGTTGCTACTTTCTGGACAGACTCCGAGATCCGATACAGAAATCACCATTCATACTATTACGGACCCCGAGAAAGGCATCGCAGATGGCAACTTTTCAAGCGGATACTCTACGCCCACGTCTAGCTCAAACGAGTCCTCACAGGAGAAGCTAGATCAGGATATCGTCGATTGGGATGGCCCCTATGACCCAGAAAACCCCGTTAACTTCAGCGGCCTGGCTAAGTTCACCAGTGTTGGTATTGTCAGCACGTTGACATTCACCACCCAATTGGCATCATCAATGCTCGCTCCTGGTGTACCGGAGCTCATGGTGGAATTTGGAAGTTCAAGCACGTTGCTGGCTTCGTTTGTGGTGTCGGTGTATGTCCTAGGGTTTGCTGTTGGGCCGCTGGTCCTGGCTCCTGGATCAGAGCTTGTGGGAAGGAAGCTTGTCTATGACATTTGCAATGTCGGATTTACTGTCTTCTCTGCAGCCTGTGCAGTCAGTACGAATATGGGGATGCTTATTGTTTTTCGGTTTTTGCAAGGCTGTTTTGGCTCTGCGCCAATCACCAATG GAGGCGGTACAATTGCAGACCTCATCATCCAAGAGAAGCGTGGAGGAGTCCTTGCTCTGTATGCACTGGGTATCTTCCTAGGCCCCGTCATCGGCCCTGTAGCAGGAGGATATCTCGTGGCTGCACacggctggcgctgggtaTTCTGGGTCCTCACCATCATCGAGGGGTCTCTTACTGtgctctcctttctcttcctcagtGAGACATACCCACCGGTGCTCCTCAAGCGCAAAACACAGCATCTCATCAAAAAGACACGCAACACCAACCTACGCCCAAAGTGCGACAATATCAACAGCGCCAGCCGACCCCCCTCGCAGCTCTTCATCCAGGCAATTGCCCGCCCCACCAAGATGCTTCTCTTCTCACCCATAGTATCCGCCCTCTCCATCTACGCAGGTATCCTCTACGGCTACCAATACCTCATGTTCACAACATTCACCTCCGTCTTCCAAACCCAATACCACTTCCCAACCAAGTCATCCGGGCTAAGCTTCCTCggaatcggaatcggagcGCTGCTAGGCCTTTTCATAATCGGCATCATCTCTGACCGGATCGTCAGGGCAAAATCAAAACCAACCCCGTCTTCCCCATCCAGAGCAACCATGAAGCCAGAATACCGTCTCCCTCCGCTACTCATCGGCGCCTTTTTCACCCCAGTCGGGTTGTTCCTGTATGGCTGGGCGGCCGAGTACAAGATGCATTGGATTGTGCCGGAGATTGGGACCGCGCTGGTGGGCGTGGGCAATGTTGCTGCGTTTGTGTGTATAATGGGCTATGTTATCGATGCGTTCGCGGTGTATGCGGCTAGTGCGCTGGCGGCTATTATGGTTGTAAGGAGTATTATGGGTGCGTTGTTGCCGTTGGCTGGGCAGAGGATGTATGATGTGTTGGGATTGGGGTGGGGGAATAGTTTGTTAGGGTTTATTGCGGTTGCTTGCATTCCGGTGCCGTGGGCGTTGTTGAGGTATGGGGAGAGAATGAGGATGAGCTTTGATGTGAGGAGGTTGGAGTGA
- a CDS encoding uncharacterized protein (COG:S;~EggNog:ENOG410PHZK;~InterPro:IPR013633,IPR011990;~PFAM:PF08424;~go_function: GO:0005515 - protein binding [Evidence IEA]): protein MDSSGSQEKKAIPRFASFKPRPAPPDNDRPAELPNRERVESEDKSKHRRKHRSRHRSHHDHRSRSRERRGDRRETHRSRRETGRRDKELVRETTPPPSDAVKEPTKASSDLYVVDRKGDKYNLIYGTIHRYSVPRYYRIGRGRVLGLPPNYRIDRETIGENEIVVRADTNRTDSAKTRSKRLLYKPERPPQRLLRVRPTSFASDPIASSRDFVPLREIRQRHNEGISEASDAEDDKHGYRSIHGKLKPDEDLPSDLEAVSDSELSGEEATRQDPDSGIKQRNVELSRAVEQHAGNFEAWLRLIDHQETVLRGSARQTGSLTNAEQNSLADIRISLYEKALKKVGHSLGRDRLLIGLLEEGSKLWDTQKLLSQWLSTLKTNSQYINLWVRYLDFRQTEFLNFTHDRCLATFTECLRLNRTSPDGPEKTRVQMYLFLRLTLFLREAGYMEQATGLWQGVLELAFSQPQNLAVNTTADEVLAAFTDFWESEAPRIGELGAKGWKNSNAPPPDPKVFEPRCQINQKTMLASWTACERERMLNAQLPARSLDEPEDDPYRVILPADLREFLPLGLLPDSTSDLVDSFLYFCRLPPIVTFNNLRSTGTWMGDGFLQNDLSAMSYASLDDWFPTSSGKTESSISPPTTFSPQHFIHNYDTYFANPEVWFFSFSSWLKATSDPTSSVVRDWVRRTLRQLVDATPSNEELAEYTVAVEFVCNAKEAKKYAKSLLKKRSSSLRLYNAYALMERRGGNDAAADHVWATAISMSKSLSSEQRVDVALLWHTWVWELLEARNIAHAAHLLVSMPQNNIDLKAFPGISSLPSFTAANLLKIRNYISETQESAIANRKPSIVKACTDCRAILTYLTHAQDLDKSLEAYTSTVDRLSTLPSSDSTGAFGSYTIELLHQARARLLYYHIRTSTIYKPSHIRTILTESITSFPHNTITLSLFAWNESRFRIEERVRDIMRDITTSTASSASQSHHNPIPISSHLFSIYTELNRPTYAGSTLHSVRAAFEKAIGDQKASSSHTTSTSTGRSSISLWKLYILFELSRNDITRAKSVFYRAMRACPWSKDILMLAFTHLREDVIRAHREPGSTKGEGMNFFELRHVYNVLVEKELRIHIDIERSLDELAAKMEKKSVALGMPISMPDNVDSGGEDEVMQM from the exons ATGGATTCGTCTGGCTCACAG gaaaagaaggccaTCCCGCGGTTCGCCAGCTTCAAACCCCGACCAGCTCCGCCCGATAACGATCGGCCTGCCGAGCTCCCCAACCGTGAACGAGTTGAAAGTGAAGACAAGTCTAAACATCGGCGCAAACACCGCTCGAGACATAGAAGCCACCATGACCACCGCTCTCGGTCAAGGGAGCGGAGAGGTGACCGCAGAGAAACACATCGTTCCCGGAGGGAAACCGGCCGTCGCGACAAGGAGCTTGTTCGCGAAACCACGCCGCCGCCAAGCGACGCTGTGAAGGAACCGACAAAGGCCTCGTCAGACCTCTACGTTGTCGACCGGAAAGGAGACAAGTACAACTTGATATACGGAACGATACACCGATATAGTGTGCCTCGCTATTATCGCATTGGCCGTGGCCGTGTACTAGGACTTCCCCCGAACTACAGGATCGACCGTGAAACGATCGGCGAGAATGAGATAGTTGTGAGGGCTGACACGAACCGCACGGATTCTGCGAAGACTAGGTCAaagagattattatataagcCCGAAAGGCCGCCGCAAAGATTACTACGAGTCCGACCAACATCGTTTGCAAGCGACCCAATCGCTTCGTCGAGAGACTTTGTACCTCTGCGAGAGATCCGCCAAAGGCATAACGAGGGCATTTCCGAGGCGTCAGACGCAGAGGATGATAAACATGGATATCGATCAATCCATGGCAAGCTGAAACCCGACGAGGATCTCCCTAGCGACCTGGAAGCGGTGTCAGATTCTGAGTTGAGTGGCGAAGAGGCTACTCGACAAGACCCGGATTCAGGTATTAAACAACGCAATGTGGAGCTATCTCGAGCTGTGGAACAACACGCAGGAAATTTTGAGGCTTGGCTACGGCTCATTGACCATCAAGAAACCGTGCTCAGAGGCTCCGCAAGGCAAACAGGCTCCCTCACAAATGCCGAGCAGAATAGTCTGGCTGATATCAGGATCTCCCTCTACGAAAAGGCATTGAAGAAGGTCGGACATAGTCTTGGTCGAGACCGCCTTCTCATTGGACTCTTGGAAGAGGGTTCGAAGCTTTGGGATACACAAAAGCTGCTCTCGCAATGGCTTTCCACACTGAAAACTAATTCCCAATACATCAATCTTTGGGTTCGATATCTGGACTTCCGTCAGACCGAGTTCTTAAATTTTACCCATGACCGATGTCTTGCGACATTCACTGAATGCCTGCGTCTGAATAGGACCTCACCTGACGGCCCCGAGAAAACCCGTGTGCAGATGTATCTATTCCTCCGTCTGACTCTATTCTTGCGCGAAGCGGGTTATATGGAGCAGGCAACAGGTCTTTGGCAGGGCGTCCTTGAATTGGCGTTCTCCCAGCCGCAAAACTTAGCCGTCAACACCACTGCAGATGAAGTGCTTGCCGCCTTCACGGATTTCTGGGAATCGGAGGCCCCGCGGATTGGTGAACTTGGGGCTAAGGGCTGGAAAAATAGCAACGCACCACCACCCGATCCCAAGGTATTTGAGCCAAGGTGCCAAATCAACCAGAAGACGATGCTGGCATCATGGACAGCTTGTGAGCGAGAACGTATGCTCAACGCTCAACTTCCAGCACGAAGTTTGGATGAGCCGGAGGATGATCCATACCGCGTGATTCTCCCCGCCGACCTGAGAgagtttcttcctctgggtTTACTACCAGATTCGACATCTGATCTTGTTGATagctttctttatttctGCCGACTTCCCCCTATTGTCACCTTCAACAACCTTAGGAGTACCGGAACCTGGATGGGCGATGGTTTCCTGCAAAATGACTTGTCAGCTATGTCTTATGCGAGCCTTGATGATTGGTTTCCAACATCCAGCGGCAAAACTGAGTCGAGCATATCGCCTCCAACTACATTTTCGCCACAGCATTTTATCCACAATTATGACACCTACTTCGCGAATCCTGAAGTCTGGTTCTTTTCCTTTAGTTCCTGGCTCAAGGCGACATCTGACCCAACATCCAGCGTCGTCCGTGACTGGGTTCGGAGAACCCTTAGACAGCTGGTCGATGCAACACCATCAAACGAAGAGCTAGCGGAGTACACAGTCGCGGTTGAGTTTGTTTGCAATGCTAAAGAGGCTAAGAAGTATGCGAAATCGCTCCTTAAAAAGCGGTCATCTAGTCTTCGGCTGTATAATGCATACGCACTCATGGAACGCCGAGGCGGCAATGACGCAGCCGCTGACCATGTGTGGGCGACGGCCATTTCCATGAGCAAATCATTGTCTAGTGAACAAAGAGTTGATGTTGCTCTTTTATGGCATACTTGGGTTTGGGAACTTCTGGAGGCTCGAAACATAGCCCATGCGGCCCATCTCCTAGTTTCTATGCCGCAGAACAACATCGATCTAAAAGCGTTTCCTGGCATATCAAGTCTCCCGTCGTTTACCGCAGCAAACCTGCTGAAAATACGTAAT TATATATCCGAGACCCAGGAAAGCGCAATCGCAAACCGAAAGCCCAGCATTGTCAAGGCGTGTACGGACTGCCGGGCCATTTTAACCTATCTGACTCATGCCCAAGACCTCGATAAATCGCTCGAAGCATACACGTCCACAGTTGACAGACTATCTACTCTCCCTAGCTCAGATTCCACCGGGGCCTTCGGATCTTACACCATTGAACTCCTCCATCAGGCCCGAGCACGACTCCTCTACTACCACATCCGAACGAGCACCATTTATAAACCATCCCACATCCGCACCATCCTAACAGAAAGTATAACCTCATTCCCACATAACACAATCACCCTCTCTCTATTCGCCTGGAACGAATCCCGTTTCCGTATCGAAGAGCGCGTCCGCGACATTATGAGAGACATCACCACTAGCACCGCCTCCTCAGCATCCCAGTCCCACCACAACCCAATCCCGATATCATCCCACCTATTCTCCATTTATACCGAGCTCAATCGCCCAACATACGCCGGTTCAACGCTCCACTCTGTCCGCGCAGCTTTCGAAAAAGCCATCGGCGACCAGAAGGCTTCATCATCACATActacatccacctccacggGTCGCTCCAGTATCTCCCTCTGGAAGCTCTACATCCTCTTCGAACTCTCACGCAACGACATTACGCGCGCTAAGAGTGTTTTTTACCGCGCTATGCGCGCATGTCCATGGTCAAAGGATATCCTCATGCTTGCGTTTACTCATCTCCGCGAAGACGTCATCCGCGCACACCGTGAGCCAGGGTCAACGAAGGGCGAGGGAATGAATTTCTTTGAACTGCGCCATGTTTATAATGTCcttgttgagaaggagctgcGTATTCATATTGATATTGAGCGTAGCCTGGATGAGCTTGCTGcaaagatggagaagaagagtgTCGCGCTGGGAATGCCTATATCTATGCCGGATAACGTTGATAGtgggggtgaggatgaggtgaTGCAGATGTAA
- a CDS encoding uncharacterized protein (COG:S;~EggNog:ENOG410PP7I;~TransMembrane:4 (i12-31o51-71i83-101o107-128i)), with product MGRLIKNHWARLIVLTASVYQIGSAIEAFIWPKIFWDTWTKNLDGAVKPVPVLQILNLLMGLLGVAWEWPLKYFAGTMPHRSIEFRLLLYPLSSILAALIYQGTNAAIYYLVGILVYFWAYSEGEVICAEPWTLPRRIPSKV from the exons ATGGGTAGGCTTATCAAAAACCACTGGGCTCGCCTCATAGTCCTCACAGCGTCAGTCT ACCAAATAGGTAGCGCAATCGAAGCCTTCATCTGGCCGAAAATATTCTGGGACACCTGGACAAAGAACCTCGATGGCGCCGTCAAACCAGTACCCGTTCTGCAAATACTCAATCTCCTAATGGGCCTGCTCGGCGTCGCATGGGAATGGCCGTTGAAGTATTTCGCCGGCACAATGCCACATCGCAGCATCGAATTCCGCCTCCTACTTTATCCCCTCAGCTCGATTCTGGCGGCGCTTATATACCAAGGCACGAATGCCGCGATATACTATCTCGTTGGGATCTTGGTTTACTTCTGGGCGTATAGTGAAGGCGAG GTTATATGTGCTGAACCTTGGACGTTACCCAGGCGGATACCTTCGAAAGTATAG